A region of Necator americanus strain Aroian chromosome I, whole genome shotgun sequence DNA encodes the following proteins:
- a CDS encoding hypothetical protein (NECATOR_CHRI.G3393.T1) produces MATEKYRRARNAARSPEGHRSTVPWIRARDIAAMDFRSPLCDEDEIKMLQRNPLVAIACGQFALSLMQAMFMFYYVRIYLNVFQVPQQWFNIAQTLFLFWNAINDPLFGYMQNK; encoded by the exons ATGGCAACGGAGAAATACAGGCGTGCCAGAAACGCCGCTCGCTCACCAGAAGGTCACCGGTCAACTGTTCCATGGATTAGAGCGCGGGACATCGCAGCAATGGATTTTCGCTCGCCGCTCTGCGACGAGGATGA gatCAAAATGCTGCAGAGAAATCCCCTTGTTGCTATCGCTTGTGGCCAATTCGCTTTGAGCCTTATGCAG GCGATGTTCATGTTCTACTACGTGAGGATTTACCTGAATGTGTTTCAAGTCCCGCAGCAATGGTTCAATATTGCCCAGACGTTGTTCCTCTTTTGGAATGCTATCAATGACCCTCTGTTTGGATATATGCAG AATAAATGA
- a CDS encoding hypothetical protein (NECATOR_CHRI.G3393.T3) — MDITPNCEHSLLSYSLKIEQKCYVSARKRWRGVYKLSSYHCRTLRIKMLQRNPLVAIACGQFALSLMQAMFMFYYVRIYLNVFQVPQQWFNIAQTLFLFWNAINDPLFGYMQDKPGSWLNSRPRVIRTFSPFLAIAFVFMWVPWSKNSALEGVHLIVSLFFYDAFYSAIGVAWSALFADSTKEPRLRVSAMKYSQIKIHVISASSLAIEGSERKLKLADCWRCYGSSK, encoded by the exons ATGGACATTACGCCAAATTGCGAACATTCCTTACTATCGTACTCGCTAAAAATTGAGCAAAAATGCTATGTGAGTGCACGGAAACGATGGAGAGGTGTGTATAAGCTGTCAAGTTATCACTGTAGAACATTAAG gatCAAAATGCTGCAGAGAAATCCCCTTGTTGCTATCGCTTGTGGCCAATTCGCTTTGAGCCTTATGCAG GCGATGTTCATGTTCTACTACGTGAGGATTTACCTGAATGTGTTTCAAGTCCCGCAGCAATGGTTCAATATTGCCCAGACGTTGTTCCTCTTTTGGAATGCTATCAATGACCCTCTGTTTGGATATATGCAG GATAAACCAGGCTCTTGGCTTAATTCGCGTCCTCGTGTCATTCGCACGTTCTCACCTTTTCTTGCCATTGCATTTGTGTTCATGTGGGTACCATGGTCGAAGAACTCAGCTCTCGAAGGCGTACACCTTATCGTGTCCCTTTTCTTTTATGATGCGTTCTATAG CGCCATCGGTGTAGCGTGGAGTGCACTTTTCGCCGATTCCACAAAAGAGCCCCGTCTTCGCGTATCCGCCATGAAGTACAGTCAGATCA AAATTCACGTTATTTCGGCTTCATCGTTGGCTATAGAA